Proteins encoded by one window of Vibrio rumoiensis:
- the gspG gene encoding type II secretion system major pseudopilin GspG — MSKKLNLSTKKQSGFTLLEVMVVVVILGILASFVVPNLLGNKEKADQQKAVTDIVALENALDMYKLDNSVYPTTDQGLDALVSKPTGSPEPRNYREGGYIKRLPNDPWGGDYQYLSPGDHGTVDIFTLGSDGQEGGDDGSQKDIGNWNIQDFQ, encoded by the coding sequence ATGAGTAAAAAATTAAATTTATCGACTAAGAAGCAATCTGGCTTCACTTTGCTTGAAGTGATGGTAGTGGTGGTTATTTTGGGGATTCTAGCTAGCTTCGTTGTCCCGAATTTATTGGGTAACAAAGAGAAAGCCGATCAACAAAAAGCGGTGACGGATATTGTGGCGCTAGAAAATGCGCTGGATATGTACAAGCTCGATAACAGTGTTTACCCAACTACCGACCAAGGCTTGGATGCGTTGGTGAGTAAACCAACCGGTAGCCCTGAGCCACGCAATTATCGTGAAGGTGGTTACATTAAACGTCTACCTAACGACCCATGGGGTGGTGATTACCAATATTTAAGCCCAGGTGATCACGGCACAGTAGATATCTTTACTCTTGGCTCTGATGGTCAAGAAGGTGGCGATGACGGTTCGCAAAAAGACATCGGTAACTGGAATATTCAAGACTTCCAGTAA